In Fusarium falciforme chromosome 9, complete sequence, the sequence AATCATGCACAATCAGTTGCACAAGTAGCAACCCCAGCTAGTCACACAATTATAGCATCCGTTTGATTTACCTCTACAAACCTTTCATCCCGTGTAGGGGCCGCAACCGGCAGGCACATGCAACCCTCCCCAGATGCGGGAACGCGGGCGAGCGGCCGGTATCGCCAGTGTGGGGTAAAGAAATCGAGGCACCGAGTCACCCACACACCACACCATCTCTACTTGTGCCCTGCCCATCCCAGCTTCTGCCCGAGGCGGCACATGCAGCAGAAACTCCAACCTCTCATCTTCCCCCCGGGGTAGCTCCTCTCTTGCCCTTTCATCGATTTCGACGCCCTCACGCGATCGTGTCTTGCTGCACTTTGAACCGACTCCGCGACGTATGCGACCTCCGACGAGATGCCATCCATCGCCCTGCGACAGAGCAGGCGATGCAGACTGACACATCCGAGTGCCCTTTTCAGAACCTCTCACGCCCTGTATTCGACAGCCCACGCACGCGCTCCAAACAATTCCTCATGGCGCCCCgtcgccatcctcgacgagTGCGTTTCCTTCCATGCTCAGCTTTCGATTGAACCGATGCTAACCCATGATGCCCTTCAGATGGGTCGCAAAGGAAGCCCGCCCTATTAGTCTTCGCCAGCTCATGGTATTCGGTCGATCCCTCACAGAATCTCGTCTGATCAGCTCTGCCAACTATGTCCGCACCGAATTGCCCATCCGGTGAGTCGTCAAccgccatcatctcgacaCATCAAAACTGACGCACGCGACCACAGCATCGCACATCGCCTCAGGGACATGCAGCGCCTGCCCTGGGTCGTCGTCACGAACCCCCACATGAAAGCTGTATATGACCTCTACTACAATGCCTTTGACACATTCCGCAAGATCAAAGAGGTCAAGACACTGGAGGACAACGACAAGATGTGCGAAATCATTAGCCAGAACCTCAAAAGTCACTTGACCGTCATACCAAAGCTTGCTATGGGGATTCTAGAGTGTGGTGGGCTCATGGATCCCAATGACCTGGACAAATTCATGAATACCATTCTCAGATCTGTGAGACTTGACTGCCCATAACCTACATCAACAGCTACTAACTATGAGGGCAGCGCATCTCAAGACGAGTCATCGCTGAACAGCACTTATCCCTAACCGAGACCTACAACTCCCCCAACTTCTCCCCTGGCGCCAAGCTATCCGAATCGGACTTTATCGGcgaggtttttataaaatgtTATGCAAAAGACGTCATCGAACGCTGCTCAAAAGCCGTTAGAGCCCTAGCTCGAACGACCAACGGTCCTGGCGTTCAGATCCCCGAGATCAAGGTTGAGGGCTACCTCGACGCGTCCTTCCCCTACATTCTGAGTCACCTCGAGTACATCATCGGCGAATTGCTCCGAAACTCGGTCCAAGCAGTCATCGACCGACACCAGCAGATACATGCCGACCCTAACTCTG encodes:
- a CDS encoding Protein-serine/threonine kinase, translating into MPSIALRQSRRCRLTHPSALFRTSHALYSTAHARAPNNSSWRPVAILDEWVAKEARPISLRQLMVFGRSLTESRLISSANYVRTELPIRIAHRLRDMQRLPWVVVTNPHMKAVYDLYYNAFDTFRKIKEVKTLEDNDKMCEIISQNLKSHLTVIPKLAMGILECGGLMDPNDLDKFMNTILRSRISRRVIAEQHLSLTETYNSPNFSPGAKLSESDFIGEVFIKCYAKDVIERCSKAVRALARTTNGPGVQIPEIKVEGYLDASFPYILSHLEYIIGELLRNSVQAVIDRHQQIHADPNSVKPHPVEVTICENHQHVIIRICDRGGGIPRVELPYLWSFTKGPQSQRRLENLAQVPKMAATMQELHVEEELGRADLKAPAYQSSLSSLTSRPPNLRLGMGLPLSRVYAEYWAGSLDLHSLEGYGVDVFLQISRLGNKNEQLTTRASMDAL